The genomic segment GCCCCGGGTTGTCACGCAAGAGACCGCCGAGACCACGCTGCGACCACCACCGGCCGCGTGTCGCTTCCCACTCCTGCCAGACCAGTGGCGTGACCGACCCGTTCCGCTCCGGCTGGTAGATGAGCCGATCGTCAGCGACACCGTCATCGTTCAGGTCGACGTCGAGGAACACGTGTGGCGCGACAGCACCTCCCCGCGACACGAAGGTCCAGTAGCGCAGTTCCTGGAGGTTTTTCAGTGCCACGCCCGCGACCTCCGGCTGCACCAACTGCGACCAGATGCGCCCTTCGTTGACGCTGGCTACCGCGATCTGGAAGCTCCCGGTTCCGTGCGGTGGGACCGCCGGGCCAGCGACGAAGTTCTGCTCGGCGTAACCGCCGTCAGCGCCGCACGATTCGACGTAGCCGCGCCAGCCAGCCGTCTCCGGCTGTGCAGCGACGGGGAGCGACGGTACGACCAGTACCGCCAGCGACAGCAGAAGCCCGACGAAATGCCCGATGCGGCTGCACACGTGTCGCATGGACGCCCTTCCCTTCCCGTGCAGACCGGTGACCAGGCTGCACACCACCCTGACCGAAGAACTCTCCCGCTAGCCTAGCCGACTGCGGGTCCCGTGACAAGCGGCCGCGCGTTGTCGTTATCGCGATATTGTGATATGCTCATGTCGGTTGGCCGAACCGGCACGGAAGTGGAGGTGGGTGCCCATGCGGACGATCGAACGAATCTTGCGAATCCTGCGACAGCGCGAGACACCGGTCACCGACCCGACCTTCGCGACCTACTACAGCATGCTGGTCAGCGAAGTCGGCAGCGGTGCCCCGACAGTCGAGGAGGCCCGGCGCGACTTCGAATCGGTTCGCCGTGTCCTCGACCGCGCATTCATTGCCTGATGCCTTGCCACGGTGCCTCCCCTCGCCGATACTCAGAGCGGCCAGCGCAGAGGGGAGGCCAGCGTGGCGTATCTCGACCGCGAACGACTCGTCGAACTGCTTCTCCGCGATCTCGACCGCGAGGTCGAACGTCACCCCGAACTCCGCTCCTTCGCCGAGCGCGTCGCGGAAACGATCCTGGCAGCGCTCGCTGAGCACGAGCGGCGGCTCCACACGCTCGCGGCGGACTTCGGAGAGGAGGAGCGGGAGCGATGACCGGACACCAGCTTCCACCGCAGCCGATTCGCTTCGGCATCGGTACCGGGAATCGGCGTCCTTTCCAGGAACTCCTTCGCCAATGGCAGTGGATCGAGGAACTCGGCTTCGACACCGCGTGGGTGGTCGATCACTTCATGGCCGCCGACGATGAGGACACACCCTACTTCGAAGCGTGGTCCTTGATCGCTGCACTCGGCGTTCAGACCCGTCGCCTGCGCTTCGGCGTCCTGGTCAGCGGCAATACATACCGAAATCCCGGCCTCCTGGCGAAGATGGCGGTCACGATCGACCACGCGACGAACGGGCGGGTCGAGCTCGGGATCGGCGCTGGCTGGTGGGAACGCGAGCATCGGGCATACTCGTTCCCGTTCCCGAGTACGGCCGATCGCATCGCGATGCTCGAAGAAGCGATTCACGTTATCGACCAGCTCCAACGCGAGCGGCGAGTCACCTTCCACGGGCGCTTCTACCGCTTCGAGGACACGCCGTTCGAGCCGAAGCCGGTGCAAAAGCCACGCATCCCCTTGATCGTCGGTGCATTCAAGCCCCGGATGCTCCGGCTGGCCGCTCGCTACGCCGATATCTGGAACACGCGCGGTGAACCCGAGGAGGTCGGACCGCTCGCCGACTTCGTCCGGCGCGCAGCACGCGAGGCAGGCCGGGACCCGGCCACACTGCGCTGTTCCGTCTTCACCTGGCGCCCACCCTTCGAGAGCGTGGAGCAGTTCCGGCGTACCGCTCTCGCGTACCTGGAACACGGGTTCACCGATCTCGTCTTCCCGATACCACCCGAGTCGCACTGGTCGGTGCTGGAACGCTGTGCACGCGAGGTGATTCCGGAACTCCGGGAACAGGCAGCACGCGGCCGGTTCACGCCGACAGATAGAAATAGCGGGAGGTGAACAGCATGACCCTGGTTGCGGAGCGATGGGAACAGGCGATGACGCCTGAGGAGTACATCGCTTCGATGCAGCAGTACCGAGAGGAATTCGAGGCGAACATCGCGCGGACGCGCGTCATGCCAGGCGATTGGGCGGCCTTCGGCCAGGAGCCGCTCGCCATCCTCGTCATTACCGAGGACTGGTGCCCGGATTCCGTCCAGTTCGTGCCGATGGTCATCGCACTGGCCCAGCGCATCCCGACGATCGAGGTCCGCATCGTCCGCCGGAGCGAGCATCAGGATCTCGCTGGCCGGTACCGGCGCCCGGACGGTTCCCAGGCGATCCCGACCTTCGTCGTGCTCGATGCCGACCTGCAGGAACTCGGGTTTCTCATCGAGCGACCGGAACGCGCCCAGGAGGAATTGCAGGAAGCGCTCGCGCGCTTCGCCCGCGAACATACGGAACTCGAGGGCATCCAGCGCCCTTGGGCCGAAATGCCGCCGGACACGCGACTGGCCGTCAGAAATTTCCTGAAGGACTGGCGAGACCAGCAGTTCGATCGCTGGACACGCTACCTGTTCGAAGATCTCGCCGAGATCGCGAAATCGGCCCGGACGCGCGCATCCTGACGTCGGACGTAGCACGCCGGCGAGATCACGGAAAGGATACGACCGATGCACGAATCCGATCGACCCGGTATCCACCCGACTGTCTACCGGCAACCGGGCGGGAACGTGCCGACCGAAGCGACCGCTGTCCGCGATATGCACGTCGACCGTGTCGAGGGGCAGACGATCGTCGTCGAGGGAAGCCGGATCGCCCAGCTCACCGGGCAACGGGTCAGTCTCGAGCGCTCCACCGCACAGCGCGTCGAGGGAAGGAGCGTGCAAGCTGACCGGAGCGCGATCCGTCATCTCGAGGCCGAGCGAGCTGTTGCCCTCCGGAGCGCTGTGGCGCTGGCGCGTGTGCGGGAACTCCGGGCAGCGCGGGCACGGATCGGCTTGCTCCGCGCCGACCGCGTCGAGGTCGAGCACGGAACGGTTGGGATCGCGCTCGTCCGCGAACTCGCCGGTCCCACGTTCCTGCGCGTTTCACTCGGTTCTCTTCTGGCATTCGCTGGTGGAATCGTCACCGGTATCGCATTCTCATTCGTCGCACGATCGAAGCGGAGATGAGCGATGGCCAAGCTTCGAATCGCCCGCTTCTTGGCGAGCAGTGCACTGGGTATCGCAGCCGGTGCCGCTGTCGCCGCGCTCCTCTCCTCGGAGCGGCGCCGGGCACTGGAAGCTTCCGTGCGTGAGCGCTGGCAGCGTGCCCGCCGCGCAGCCGATGAGGAGTCGACGCGCACCGAACAAGAGCTCTGGGCACGTTTTCGCCAACTCGTCGGTCTTTCGTCGCAGGACGGCGTCCCGACCGACTTCACGCTGCCGCCGTCTCGCTGAGCACCGCGTACGCCCGGACAGGAACCGCTGAGCCGGAGCGGATCGGGATCGGCGCAGCGTGGAAGCGGAAGCGGCGACCGACCAGCCGATCGAGACCGGTCAAGTTCTCGACGATCGGGACACCAGCCCGAAGCAGGATGGTGTGGGCTGGACGTCGCCGGTCGGCGACATCATCGATGTTCCAGCTGTCGATCCCGACCAGCACGGCCCCACGCTCGGCGAGCAACGCCGCAGCCTCTGCGGTGAGGTACGGGTTGGCTGCGAGATATCTGTCGCTTCCCCAGAAACGGTCCCAACCGGTGCAGACCAGTACTGCCGATCCGCTCAGGTCGAGACCGGCGAACCGTTCCGGCCCGATCGCCAGCGCACCACGCGCGACACGCCAGCGCGCGTCGACGACGAGACCGGGAAGATCGGCCACCCGATCGAGCGGCAGCGTAGCGAGGTCGAGACCATCGGCATACCGGTGATACGGAGCGTCCAGGTACGTACCGGCATTGCCGACGAAGCAGTAGCGATGGATGACGAAGGTCGTACCCTCGGCGTACGCACGCGCCATTTCCTCGCGACTCCGGTACTCGACGATTTCCGGAGCTGGCAGACCAGGAAACAGTGGGATGGCCGGATCGAAGGGATGGCTGAGATCGACGATGGCCATGACACGCACCTCCTGCTCGTCTCCCTGTCAGTCGCGACACCGGCTCCTGCAGCCCAGCCGGCCAGTTCGACGCGCTCACTCTCGTCGCTGTCGGACTTCCGTTTCGGCGCCCGCGTGCTCTGCTCCACCCACCGTGGTGAGATAGCTGTGCCAGCACGCTACCCTGCACGCGGGGGACAAACGCCTTCTGTCGCGTCCTACAGGACATTCCTCGGTTCGCGTCAGCCGAGCATAGTCCCGCGGCCTCCTCGTCCTCGCCCTGGCAGCTTCTGTACTCTTCCTGGCTCGCGACATTGTGCTGCCGTTTCTGGCCATCTACTGTGCGTAGATCGTCAGACTCGGCAAGAGGTCCGCAGGAGCGGGCATTGCTCTCTCGTCGGTTCTCGGAGTCATGGCAACGATCGCCCTCGCCGGGACGATCGACCGTCCCGGTACCCGGCGCATCTTGCTGCTCGCGGCGCGTGCACGCGCATCGACGCATGGACCCCTCTGTCTTGGCCGAACGCCTCGCCGCTTCCTCACTGTGATGGCATGCTTCGGAATCGCCGTCAACCTCTACTCGTACGAGCGAGCGTCGGGCGCGGTAGCGACCCCGTTCCTCTCAGTTGCCCGCGTTGGCGACGTCTTCGCGTTACAGCGCGTAGTCAATGCGCTCGATGGGTTGGTCGCGCGTGGCGGCGACACGCCGACGCACCGCGTGGTGTTTGTCGGCAGCACAGGGACATCGTCAAGTCCATCGGCGTGGGAGGCGCTACGTGACTCGCGAGAACGCTGCTCGAAACTGGCGCAACGCTCCTCGCTCTGGGGCGGTACAGTCGTCGCGATGCTCGCGATGAGCCTGCTCGCGTGGCTGATCCTACCCAAGACACCCCCATATGTCGAGTCAGCCACGTTCGCTATCGGGACGGAGTACGCTGATGGCTAACCAGTACTCGAACGCTTCCCAGTGGCAGGGGCTGAGTGACACGGAGGCTGCCGAGCGTCTCCGACGATTCGGACTAAACGAACCGGAGGTGACGCAGCGGCCGCGAGCACTCGTGACTCTCGCACGCCTCTTCCTCGACCCTCTAACTATCGTTCTTTTGATCGCGAGCGGCATCACCGCGGTGCTCGGTGAGTATGTCGATGCCAGCCTGATCGTGACCATCGTCCTGGCCAGTACGACCGTCAACTTCCTCCAGTCGTACCGCTCGCAACAGGCACTCGAGCGCCTCCGCTCGCGCATCGTTCCCACCGCAACGGTCCTCCGCGATGGACGATGGCGGGAGATACCGCGACGCGAGCTCGTCCCTGGCGATATCGTCAAGATCACAGCCGGTGACCTCGTGCCAGCCGATGCTCGCTTGCTCGAGGCCGTCCACTTGATGGTCCAGCAAGCGGCACTCACCGGCGAGTCAGTGCCGGTCGAGAAGCAGGCCGCGCCAACAGCTCCAGTGGTAGCAGATCCGAACGCACCGCATATGGTCTTCCTCGGCTCGTCGGTCGTTTCCGGAGCAGGCATCGCCGAAGTCGTCTCGACCGGCCAGGCGACGTTGTTCGGGAATATTGTCAGCCGCTTGGCGGCGCCACCGCCGGAAACGGCTTTCCAGCGTGGTCTCCGGCAGTTCAGCCTCCTGATCACCCGCACTGTGACCTTCCTCGTGTTGTTCGTGCTCGCGGTCACGCTCGCCTTCGGCCGTCCCCCACTCGACTCGATCCTCTTCGCCGTTGCGCTCGCGGTCGGCCTCACCCCGGAGTTCCTCCCGATGATCGTCACGATCGCACTGGCTCAGGGCGCGCTCCGGATGGCCCGGCGGCGCGTTCTGGTCAAGTCGCTCCCGGCGATCGAGAACCTCGGCAGCGTCGACATCGTGTGTAGCGACAAGACCGGCACGCTCACGCTCGGCAGCATGCAACTCACGTACGCGCTGTCCGCCGACGGCACCGACTCGCCACGTCCGCTCCTGCTGGGGTGGGTCAACGCCCGGACCCAGTCGGGGCTCACCAGTCCGTTCGACCAGGCGCTCCTCGCAGTCGCACCTCCCGGCATACCGGAACTCAGCAAGCTCGACGAACTCCCGTTCGATTTCGAGCGCCGACGCGTCACAGTGGCAGTCCGGCTCGGCGAGGAAGTCCTCGCTGTGACCAAAGGGGCGCCAGAAGCGGTCCTCCCCATTTGCGTGAGCTACGAGGACACGAGCGGGATCCACCCGCTCGACGAGGCCGCACGGCAGCAAGCCCTCGCTCTGTTTCGTCAGCTGAGTGCTCAGGGGTACCGGGTTCTCGCTGTCGCTTGGCGTGCCTGGAGCCCGGAACAGTCGCTCGATCGAACCGCCGAGTGTGACTTCGTCTTCGCTGGGCTCCTCGCCTTCGCTGATCCGCCGCTACCGGAAGCGACCGAGACGATCCGGCAACTCGCTGAGGATGGTGTGCGGGTCAAGATCCTGACTGGCGACAATGAACTCGTCGCCGCCGCGGTCTGCCGCGCAGTCGGACTGCCCGCCCAGCGTATCGTCCTCGGGAGCGAACTCGAGCACCTCGATCCGCTGGCACTCGAGCGGATCGCCGAGGAAGCGGACGTCTTCGCCCGTGTCACGCCGGCACAGAAGCACCGGATCGTGCTGGCACTCAAGGCACGCGGTCACGCTGTCGCATTCCTCGGCGATGGCATCAACGATGCGCCCTCGCTGCACGCTGCCGACGTCGGTATCTCGGTCGCCAACGCAGTCGATATCGCTCGCGAGGCAGCTGACATCGTGCTCCTGGACCGGCGCTTATCGACGCTGCATGAGGGGATCCTGGAGGGCCGACGCGCCTTCGCCAACGTGATGACGTTCTTGCTCATGGAAACGAGTTCGAACTTCGGAAACGTCTTCAGCATGGCGGGTGCAGCTGTCTTGCTCCCCTTCCTGCCGATGCTGCCACACCAGATCCTGCTCAATAACTTTCTCTACGACCTCGCACAAGTTGCGATTCCACGCGACCGGGTCGATCCGGAACTCACCGCGTCGCCCCGGCGCTGGGACATCGGCTTCATCCGCCGCGCGATGCTCGTTCTCGGGCCCGTCAGCTCGCTCTTCGATTTCCTGACCTTCGGCGTGCTGCTCTTCCTCTTCCGGGCAACCGAGGTAGTCTTCCACACCGGTTGGTTCGTCGAGTCACTCGTGACGCAGTGCCTGGTCGTTTTCGTCATCCGAACGGCGCGGGCACCGTGGCGCTGGCTCCCGAGTCGATCGTTCGCACTGAACGTTCTGGCAGTGGTCGTCGTCGGTCTCTTGCTACCCTACAGCCCGCTCGCTCGACTGCTCGGGTTCGTGCCCCTACCACCGGCGTATCTTATCGTTCTCGCTGGCGCAGTCACCACGTACCTCGCGCTGGTCGAGGTCACCAAGCGTTGGCTCTACCGGCGCTACCAGGCGCCGCATCAGCGCGAGACGGTCCGGTGAGGGCGAGCGTAGTCGGTCGCATCGACCCAAGGCTGCCCCTCCGCGAAGCGAGTCAGCCGAAATGGTGAGAGGTCCTGTGCTGGTGTACCGTGCACGATCCACTCGGCCAGTGCTCGTCCGACAGCTGGGGCCGTCTTGAAGGAGGTGCCTGAATCGCCGAGCATGGCGAAGAGACCGGTGTAACCAGGAACTGGCCCGATCAGAGGACGGCCATCCGGACTCTGCATCACGACACCAGCCCAGCCCCCGCGAGCGATACCGTGCGCGAGCTCCGGGTACCGGCGAGCGATCGCTGCTCGTGCCGCCGGCACGAACGCGGCGTCCGCTGTCTCGGCATACTGGTCCGGATCAGCAGGAACGACTCCGGCTTCCAGTCCGACCAGCGTGCTTGTCTCCCCCTCTGGCCGATACCACATGCCAACACTCGTATCGATGCCGCAGCAGTGCCGGGGTGCGAGATCACTCGGCCAGCGGAAGATGGCGACCTGCACCCGCCGGGGCACCAGACCGTAGTTCAGACCGAGCGGCGCGAGTAGCTGATTCGCCCAGGGCCCCACTGCCAGGACAACGGCTCCAGTTGCAATATGCCCCCGTTCCGTTCGGACCCCGATGACCTGCTCCCGTTCGACCTCGATCGCCAGCACCCGCTCGCCGGTACGGATTTTCGCCCCCGCTTGCCGTACCCGGTGCAGCAGACCGAGCGTCGCCGCAACCGGGTCAGCATAACCACTCTCCGGCTCATAGGCGGCCACAGTCAGTCCTGCGACGTCGCGCCAGGGTTCGAGTTCAGCGACCTCCTGCGCGGTCACCAGCTCGACCGGTGCGCCGAGCGCCCGCTGCATCGCCACATTCGCCCGGAGCTTTTGCTCGTCTTCCGGAGCGACGACCTGGAGAAAGCCCGTACAGACGAACGGCGACGGCGTTCCGACCCGCACCTCCCACTCCTGGAAGAATCGAAGACTCTCGAGTGCCAAGCGCGTCTCGTGTGGGTTCGGGTAGTGCAGCCGGACGAGCGCGCCGGACTTCCCCGTCGCGCCACTCGCTGGCACGGCTCGCTCCAACACGAGGACGTCCGACAGACCGAACTGGGTGAGCCAATAGGCAGTACTCGCACCGACGATACCAGCCCCGATGACGATAGCCTCTGCTGACTCACGCATACAGTGCTCCCGTGTCAACGCGGATCGAACCAGAGGGTTACGGGAGCGTCAAGAGTGAGTGCGAACCACGCAGGACAGACGGTCAACCTTACGCCAAAGATTCTCCCATCGCGATGCTAGAATTGAACCGGTACAGCGTCGGATCGGCATTCCGGAGCGGTGGTACCAGTCGGATGGGGTGAGGGAACCGTGCCGAAGCAGCTGGGAATCGATTTGGGAACCGCGAACGTTCTCGTCTACGTGCGGGGTCGGGGTATCGTGATCAACGAGCCCTCGGTCGTCGCAATTTCTGCCAAGGACGGGCGGGTCAAGGCGGTCGGCATCGAAGCGCGCAACATGCTCGGACGCGAGCCGCGGGATACGATCGAAGTCGTTCGCCCGATGCGCAATGGCGTCATCGCCGATTACGTCGTGACCCAGGAGATGCTCCGCTACTTCATCAACAAAGCGGTCGGACGCTTTTCTTTGATCCGCCCGGAAGTGATGATCTCGGTTCCGGCTGGCGTCACGAACGTGGAACGCCGGGCGGTCCGCGACGCAGCGCTCAACGCTGGTGCGCGCCGGGCGTATCTGATCGCCGAGCCGCTCGCGGCGGCGATCGGTGCCCGCATCCCCATCGCTGATCCCAGTGGGAACATGGTGATCGACATCGGCGGTGGGACGACCGAAGTCGCCGTCATTTCGTTGAACGGCATCGTGGTCGCCAAATCGGTCCGGATCGGTGGCAATCACCTCGACGACGCGATCGCTGCCTACGTCAAACGCAAGCACAACCTGCGGATCGGCGAGCGGACGGCCGAGGAGATCAAGATCGCGATCGGGTCAGCCCTGCCGGTCGAAGAGGATCTGGTGATGGAAGTCCGGGGCCGTGACGAGGTAACCGGGCTTCCCCGGACGATCCAGCTGCACGCCAACGAGGTCGTGGAAGCGATCGCCGAACCGCTCGAGGCGATCCTGGCTACCGTGCGCGCTGTCCTCGAGGAGACACCACCGGAGCTGGCGTCCGACATCATCGACAAGGGCATGGTTCTGACCGGTGGGGGCGCACTCCTGCGCAATCTCGATCGCTTGCTCACCGAGGTGACCGGTGTCCCTTGTTTCGTCGCCGATGACCCGTTGAGTTGCGTGGCGATCGGTACGGGACTCGCACTCGAGTACTTCGACGTTCTCCGCGACAGCCTGGAAGAACTCTAAGTCAGGGCGTAGTACTCGGCTTCCTCGCCGCCACAGGCAATCACGGCGTGAATGTGGCGCACCGCCCAGCGCTGGCTGGTCCAGAGGAGACGTGCCACCGCTTCTTCCAGGTCACACCAGGCGAAATCATCGTGAGCCGGCGAGAGACGAACCGCCGCGCGTGACTCGACGAGCGCCGCGAAGGCCGGCGCGAGCACAATCGCGTCACTGGCGTGATCGTAGAACTGCGAGACATAATCGGCCGAGTACAGTCGCTGCGGCACCAGTCCGGTCTGCTCCAGGAGTTCGCGCACCGCGGCATCCACGGCTCGCTCCTCCGGTAAGATCCGGCCGTGGACGGCATGCCAGGTCCCGCCCAGTGGCCCATCGGCTCGACGACGCAAGAGGAGAAACTGGACATCGTACGATGGACGCTGCGGAAGCCGCCGGAACACGTACACATCCACCAGATCGCTCACGATCCGCGGCATTGCTTCCCGCTTCCTTCTCACGCACCCGTCGCCAGCCGGTCGTCCTCCTACGCATACCGCCAGCATAGCACCTGGTGAGATCGGGAGACAGGGCTTTTCGGTTCAGGCCTCGCGTGCAACCCCGAGTACTTGCCGATCCAGCCTGAGCGGCCTCTCCCACAGACTGCCGCGCGAGCCGGAACGCAGCGAGAATGCACCGGACGATTCGAGAACGATCGTGACCGTTCCGGCACAGCGGATGACGCATGGTCCGGTGCACAGCGCACCGGCACTGGCGCACACAGAGAACGCATGCTTCACTTGACCGTCGGTGACGACGGGAGGCATGGGTGGTGCACGAAACGCAGCCTGTCGATCTCCTCGACCGGTTCCTGGGTTGTCTCCTCGGCATGGCGATCGGCGACGCGCTGGGCATGCCGGTTGCCGGGCTCACGCCGGAAGAGATCACCGCTCGCTATGGTTGGCACGACCAGTTCGTCCCGCTTCTGGCGCCGGACGGGTCGGTTGAGGTTCCGGCTGGAACGTTCACCGACGAGACCGAACTCGCCCTCTGCCTCATCGAGAGTGCGATCGGTTCGGGTGGCTATCTCGACGTCGCGGCGACAGGTTACCGTTTCCTCCGGCTTCTCGAGGGGCCGGGAGCACCGTTCCTGGACGAGCCGTCACGCCGGGCGCTCGCCGATGCAGCTGAACACGGTGACTTCCAGCGCGGGGTGGCGGGCCCTGGCATGGCGACTGGGAGTGCCGCCGCCCGTGCCGCGCCGATCGGCCTCCTGCATGCGCTCTGCCGCTTCAATCCCGAACTCTTCGTCCGCGATGTCCTCCGCGCGACCGTGATCACGCATGCCGAACCTGAGGTCGTCAATGGAGCGCTCGCTGTAGCCTATGCAGTGCTCCTGCTCGTACAGGGCATGACACCGCCAGAGGTCCTCGTCGACGAGGTGGTGCGATTCATCGATGAAGATGCCGTCGCGCAGCGGTTGCGCCGGGTTGCCTCCTGTCCCTTGCCAGCGGGTGACCCGGCGGCTGCCGCGACACAGCTGGCGATGCTGGGTTCGTCAGCGGCGGTCGACGAAGTGGTCGCCAGCGCCTTCGCTGCCTTCGTCGCGGCACCGGACGACTTCCGGCAGGCCATCGCGATCGCCGTCAACGCGGGTGGCGCCAGCGATACCCGTGGAGCGATCGCCGGAGCCCTGGCCGGCACGCACCTCGGTGCGCGGGCACTTCCGTCAGCGCTCGTCGAAGCGCTCGATGGGCAACCGTACCTGGTGATGGCCGCGCGCGGACTCTTCCAGGCCGCCCAGCAACGGGCCGGCCGGTTCCTCTGCTTGCTGGTACGGTGAGCGAACGATGGCCGAACGGATCGCCGCCGTCGTCTTCGACCTCGACGGAGTGCTGGTCGATTCCGAGGCGCTCCAGCTCGCAGCCTGGCAATGCTACGTGGAACGGTGGGAGAAGAAGCTCCCGGCCACCCTTCTCCCCAGGTTGTTCGGCCGGCGTCTAGTCGATGCTGCCTCCATCATCGTCGAGGAACTCGGCCTGCCGGTCGCACCGGACGAGGCAGCTCGCGAACGCGATGCGCTGTTCCTAGCGAGCCTGCCCGGCAACGTGCGCCCGATGCCTGGTGCTCACGAGCTGATCACCGGGCTACGGGAGCGCGGCATGCGGCTCGGGCTGGCGACGAGTGGGCACCGCCGGTACGTCCAGCTCGTGCTGGTTGAGCTCGGGCTCGCCGATGCGTTCGCAGCGGTCGTGACCGGCGACGACGTCGCTCGGGGTAAACCGGCACCTGACTGTTACCGCCTCGCAGCTAGCCGACTGGGGGTATCCCCGGCCGCCTGCATCGCGATCGAGGACGCCCCGCTCGGAGTCGCCGCTGCGCGAGCAGCTGGACTCCGCTGTATCGCCGTCCCCAACGCGCACACCGCGCACCTCGACGGGTTCGCGGCAGCCGATACGGTGCTTCCGGGGCTGGACGCCGTGCTGCCCTGGCTGGAATCGAACGGCTGGATCGCCTGAATACGAGTCGTGCGGAACCCGAAGCACCAGCGCCCTCGGTACGGTCCTGAATGCGCACGCCAGCGGCCGAGCGGTAACGCGACGGCCGCACGCATGCTCGAGCTGGATGACGACCACACCAGTGTGTCTCACGGCAGTTGCGTCCCGTCCGATACTCTCACCAGTCCTCGAGTAGTGGGGAAGCCTGAGCGAAAGCCCCCGCGATATCGGCAGCCATCACGACTCGAGTCCAGCGAGGTCCAGGCCGTCAACGGTCCCACGTTCGATATCGAACCAGATAGCCGTACCGCACCACCCTCGATCCGGCTGTGCAGTCATGTCCAACCAGCACGGACAGAGAAGCGTGCAGTTGCAGACCTCGAGCATCTGTCCCGCACGTTGCCACGACATCACCGATACACCGTTCGCGAATCCGAGACGTCAGGAACCCCTCAGGAACGACCATAGCCGGATACGTTCGAACCGAACAGGTCATGGCATCGTCAATATGTGGCCAGAACGACTTCTTATCCGAATCAATCAACAATACCGTTGCGTAATGTACTGCCGCCTTACTTGTACAACCACTTGTAATAGATCTGTCTTTCCGAAGCAAATTTAGAGCATCTTCGACGGTCTCTGCTGATGACCGTCGCGTTTTGGGGAGTATCCGTTCGCGTGGATCGATGCGCTCTGCGTTCACGCTGCGGGATTCACCGGTTCGCCTCCTCGCCCGTATCTCGTATCGAGCATGCCGCA from the Thermomicrobium sp. 4228-Ro genome contains:
- a CDS encoding LLM class flavin-dependent oxidoreductase — translated: MTGHQLPPQPIRFGIGTGNRRPFQELLRQWQWIEELGFDTAWVVDHFMAADDEDTPYFEAWSLIAALGVQTRRLRFGVLVSGNTYRNPGLLAKMAVTIDHATNGRVELGIGAGWWEREHRAYSFPFPSTADRIAMLEEAIHVIDQLQRERRVTFHGRFYRFEDTPFEPKPVQKPRIPLIVGAFKPRMLRLAARYADIWNTRGEPEEVGPLADFVRRAAREAGRDPATLRCSVFTWRPPFESVEQFRRTALAYLEHGFTDLVFPIPPESHWSVLERCAREVIPELREQAARGRFTPTDRNSGR
- a CDS encoding thioredoxin family protein; protein product: MTLVAERWEQAMTPEEYIASMQQYREEFEANIARTRVMPGDWAAFGQEPLAILVITEDWCPDSVQFVPMVIALAQRIPTIEVRIVRRSEHQDLAGRYRRPDGSQAIPTFVVLDADLQELGFLIERPERAQEELQEALARFAREHTELEGIQRPWAEMPPDTRLAVRNFLKDWRDQQFDRWTRYLFEDLAEIAKSARTRAS
- a CDS encoding cyclase family protein — encoded protein: MAIVDLSHPFDPAIPLFPGLPAPEIVEYRSREEMARAYAEGTTFVIHRYCFVGNAGTYLDAPYHRYADGLDLATLPLDRVADLPGLVVDARWRVARGALAIGPERFAGLDLSGSAVLVCTGWDRFWGSDRYLAANPYLTAEAAALLAERGAVLVGIDSWNIDDVADRRRPAHTILLRAGVPIVENLTGLDRLVGRRFRFHAAPIPIRSGSAVPVRAYAVLSETAAA
- the mgtA gene encoding magnesium-translocating P-type ATPase, encoding MANQYSNASQWQGLSDTEAAERLRRFGLNEPEVTQRPRALVTLARLFLDPLTIVLLIASGITAVLGEYVDASLIVTIVLASTTVNFLQSYRSQQALERLRSRIVPTATVLRDGRWREIPRRELVPGDIVKITAGDLVPADARLLEAVHLMVQQAALTGESVPVEKQAAPTAPVVADPNAPHMVFLGSSVVSGAGIAEVVSTGQATLFGNIVSRLAAPPPETAFQRGLRQFSLLITRTVTFLVLFVLAVTLAFGRPPLDSILFAVALAVGLTPEFLPMIVTIALAQGALRMARRRVLVKSLPAIENLGSVDIVCSDKTGTLTLGSMQLTYALSADGTDSPRPLLLGWVNARTQSGLTSPFDQALLAVAPPGIPELSKLDELPFDFERRRVTVAVRLGEEVLAVTKGAPEAVLPICVSYEDTSGIHPLDEAARQQALALFRQLSAQGYRVLAVAWRAWSPEQSLDRTAECDFVFAGLLAFADPPLPEATETIRQLAEDGVRVKILTGDNELVAAAVCRAVGLPAQRIVLGSELEHLDPLALERIAEEADVFARVTPAQKHRIVLALKARGHAVAFLGDGINDAPSLHAADVGISVANAVDIAREAADIVLLDRRLSTLHEGILEGRRAFANVMTFLLMETSSNFGNVFSMAGAAVLLPFLPMLPHQILLNNFLYDLAQVAIPRDRVDPELTASPRRWDIGFIRRAMLVLGPVSSLFDFLTFGVLLFLFRATEVVFHTGWFVESLVTQCLVVFVIRTARAPWRWLPSRSFALNVLAVVVVGLLLPYSPLARLLGFVPLPPAYLIVLAGAVTTYLALVEVTKRWLYRRYQAPHQRETVR
- a CDS encoding NAD(P)/FAD-dependent oxidoreductase translates to MRESAEAIVIGAGIVGASTAYWLTQFGLSDVLVLERAVPASGATGKSGALVRLHYPNPHETRLALESLRFFQEWEVRVGTPSPFVCTGFLQVVAPEDEQKLRANVAMQRALGAPVELVTAQEVAELEPWRDVAGLTVAAYEPESGYADPVAATLGLLHRVRQAGAKIRTGERVLAIEVEREQVIGVRTERGHIATGAVVLAVGPWANQLLAPLGLNYGLVPRRVQVAIFRWPSDLAPRHCCGIDTSVGMWYRPEGETSTLVGLEAGVVPADPDQYAETADAAFVPAARAAIARRYPELAHGIARGGWAGVVMQSPDGRPLIGPVPGYTGLFAMLGDSGTSFKTAPAVGRALAEWIVHGTPAQDLSPFRLTRFAEGQPWVDATDYARPHRTVSR
- a CDS encoding rod shape-determining protein; its protein translation is MPKQLGIDLGTANVLVYVRGRGIVINEPSVVAISAKDGRVKAVGIEARNMLGREPRDTIEVVRPMRNGVIADYVVTQEMLRYFINKAVGRFSLIRPEVMISVPAGVTNVERRAVRDAALNAGARRAYLIAEPLAAAIGARIPIADPSGNMVIDIGGGTTEVAVISLNGIVVAKSVRIGGNHLDDAIAAYVKRKHNLRIGERTAEEIKIAIGSALPVEEDLVMEVRGRDEVTGLPRTIQLHANEVVEAIAEPLEAILATVRAVLEETPPELASDIIDKGMVLTGGGALLRNLDRLLTEVTGVPCFVADDPLSCVAIGTGLALEYFDVLRDSLEEL
- a CDS encoding NUDIX hydrolase, which translates into the protein MPRIVSDLVDVYVFRRLPQRPSYDVQFLLLRRRADGPLGGTWHAVHGRILPEERAVDAAVRELLEQTGLVPQRLYSADYVSQFYDHASDAIVLAPAFAALVESRAAVRLSPAHDDFAWCDLEEAVARLLWTSQRWAVRHIHAVIACGGEEAEYYALT